From a region of the Tissierellales bacterium genome:
- a CDS encoding GTP-binding protein, producing MGNKAKLYLLTGFLGSGKTTFLTNILEDLSDNKVAVIMNEFGKVGIDGPIIEKEGMELVEINKGSIFCSCLQLSFVSALVEMADRNMEYVFVESSGLADPSNIGEFLDAVEVAKGDVYDYSGAICIVDGVNFLEQIEKEETVERQLKFCHLAVISKVDLIDNEKLNKVKAKIREVNEKVPIVESINGEIDYNFLGEDLIGKGWLGVEDTTNTPENRPKTLTLTYDGNITKDQLTQFIDTIKKDCYRMKGFFKLEDGWNQVDVVGKRIDYKLTNKNEEKSQLIIISKVGPQIIRPIFSNWEEIVGDKMKLR from the coding sequence ATGGGAAATAAAGCAAAATTATATTTACTTACAGGATTTTTAGGTTCAGGAAAGACTACTTTTCTTACTAATATTCTAGAGGATTTATCAGATAATAAAGTGGCAGTTATAATGAATGAATTTGGTAAGGTAGGAATAGACGGCCCTATAATAGAAAAAGAAGGAATGGAGCTTGTAGAAATAAATAAAGGTTCTATATTTTGCTCCTGTTTACAACTTTCGTTTGTATCAGCTTTAGTGGAAATGGCAGATAGAAATATGGAATATGTTTTTGTTGAAAGTTCAGGATTGGCAGATCCATCAAATATAGGAGAATTCTTAGATGCAGTAGAAGTGGCAAAAGGTGATGTATATGATTATAGTGGAGCAATCTGTATCGTAGATGGAGTTAATTTTTTAGAGCAAATAGAAAAGGAAGAAACTGTTGAAAGACAGCTTAAATTCTGCCACTTAGCAGTTATATCTAAAGTTGATCTAATAGATAATGAGAAACTAAATAAAGTAAAAGCAAAAATTAGAGAAGTAAATGAGAAAGTACCTATTGTAGAATCTATAAATGGTGAAATAGATTATAATTTCCTGGGAGAAGATCTTATAGGAAAAGGCTGGCTTGGAGTAGAAGATACTACTAATACTCCAGAAAATAGACCGAAAACTTTAACATTAACTTATGATGGCAATATAACTAAGGATCAACTTACTCAATTTATAGATACTATTAAAAAAGACTGTTATAGAATGAAAGGTTTTTTCAAGCTTGAAGATGGTTGGAATCAAGTTGATGTAGTTGGTAAAAGAATAGATTATAAATTAACTAATAAAAATGAAGAGAAATCTCAATTAATTATAATATCTAAAGTTGGGCCTCAAATAATTAGACCAATATTTAGTAATTGGGAAGAAATTGTAGGAGATAAGATGAAATTAAGATAA
- a CDS encoding DNA topoisomerase III — protein MSKILVLAEKPSVGRDIGRVLNCNNKRNGYLEGNKYIVTWALGHLVTIAGPGDYNKRYESWKLEDLPILPPYLKLKVIKSSSKQFYIVKKQMNRKDVSEIVIATDAGREGELVARWIIEKAHVNKPIKRLWISSVTDKAIKDGFNKLRPGKDYESLYESAVARAEADWVVGINATRALTCKHNAQLSCGRVQSPTLAMIAKREEEIRNFKGKEYYGIDAFFNKLKLVWQEKGSNQRRTFNKEKCDKALNSINGKDAKVVDVRKVDKRSYPPKLYDLTELQRDANRIFNYSAKETLSIMQNLYERHKLLTYPRTDSRYISEDVVGTLDERIRACNIGSYNKFASKILKKPIRGNKSFVDNSKVSDHHAIIPTEERVLLSELSNKERNIYDLVLKRFFAVLYPPFKYEETTIKVKIGEETFIAKGKNIISQGWKEVYSNDYQEEEDDAILEQVLPSIKKGDTLRISSIVQTKGMTRPPAPFNEGTLLSAMENPKRYMEGESKELINIIGETGGIGTVATRADIIEKLFNTFLIEKRGKDIFITSKGKQLLELVPEELKSPALTAEWEQKLGAIAKGKLKRKTFINETKEYSKSIVKEIKNSDAVFRHDNITRSKCPECGKYMLEVKNKKGTMYICQDRECGYRRNISQRTNARCPNCKKRLELRGEGEGRIFTCSCGYREKLSAFNERKKKYNNKVSKKEVNRYLKKQKKENKEPINTQLADALSKLKLD, from the coding sequence ATGAGTAAAATATTAGTATTAGCAGAAAAACCTTCTGTAGGTAGGGATATAGGAAGAGTTTTAAACTGCAATAATAAAAGAAATGGTTATTTAGAAGGGAATAAATATATAGTGACTTGGGCTTTGGGCCATTTAGTAACTATAGCTGGACCAGGAGATTATAATAAAAGGTATGAATCTTGGAAATTAGAAGATTTACCTATACTTCCTCCATACTTAAAGCTTAAGGTTATAAAATCCAGTAGCAAGCAGTTTTATATAGTAAAGAAACAGATGAATAGAAAAGATGTATCTGAAATAGTAATTGCTACAGATGCAGGTCGAGAAGGAGAACTTGTAGCTAGATGGATTATAGAAAAGGCTCATGTAAATAAACCTATTAAACGACTTTGGATTTCATCTGTTACTGATAAGGCTATAAAAGATGGATTTAATAAATTAAGACCTGGTAAAGATTATGAAAGTCTTTATGAATCTGCTGTTGCACGGGCAGAGGCAGATTGGGTTGTAGGAATAAATGCTACTAGGGCTTTAACATGTAAACATAATGCTCAACTTTCCTGTGGTAGAGTACAAAGTCCTACTTTAGCAATGATAGCTAAAAGGGAAGAAGAAATAAGGAACTTTAAGGGAAAAGAATATTATGGAATAGATGCTTTCTTTAATAAATTAAAGTTAGTATGGCAAGAAAAAGGTAGTAATCAAAGAAGAACTTTTAATAAGGAAAAATGTGATAAAGCTCTTAATAGTATAAATGGAAAGGATGCCAAGGTTGTAGATGTAAGAAAGGTAGATAAAAGGAGTTATCCGCCAAAGTTATATGATTTAACTGAACTTCAAAGAGATGCTAATAGAATATTTAATTATTCAGCAAAGGAAACACTTTCTATTATGCAAAATCTATATGAAAGACATAAATTATTAACTTATCCAAGAACAGATTCTAGGTATATTTCTGAAGATGTAGTAGGTACTTTAGATGAAAGAATTAGGGCTTGTAATATTGGTTCCTATAATAAATTTGCTTCTAAAATTTTAAAGAAACCTATAAGAGGAAATAAATCATTTGTAGATAATAGTAAGGTTTCAGATCATCATGCCATTATTCCAACAGAAGAGAGGGTATTATTAAGTGAGTTAAGCAATAAAGAACGAAATATATATGATTTAGTTCTTAAACGATTTTTTGCAGTTCTATATCCTCCTTTTAAATATGAAGAAACAACTATAAAAGTTAAAATAGGAGAGGAAACTTTTATTGCTAAAGGTAAAAATATTATATCCCAAGGTTGGAAAGAAGTTTATTCCAATGATTATCAAGAGGAAGAAGATGATGCTATTTTAGAACAAGTATTGCCAAGCATAAAGAAAGGAGATACTTTAAGAATATCTTCAATTGTTCAAACCAAGGGTATGACTAGACCACCAGCACCCTTTAATGAAGGAACTTTATTATCGGCTATGGAAAACCCAAAAAGGTATATGGAGGGAGAAAGTAAAGAGTTAATTAATATAATTGGAGAAACTGGCGGTATTGGTACAGTAGCTACAAGGGCGGATATTATTGAAAAGTTATTTAATACCTTTTTAATAGAGAAGAGAGGTAAGGATATTTTCATAACTTCAAAAGGAAAACAACTTCTTGAATTAGTTCCAGAAGAATTAAAATCCCCTGCATTAACGGCAGAGTGGGAACAAAAGCTTGGGGCTATAGCTAAGGGTAAATTGAAAAGGAAGACTTTTATAAATGAAACGAAGGAATACTCAAAATCTATTGTCAAAGAAATTAAAAACAGTGATGCAGTATTTAGACATGACAATATAACTAGAAGTAAATGTCCTGAATGTGGTAAGTATATGTTAGAAGTAAAAAATAAAAAAGGCACTATGTATATTTGCCAGGATAGAGAGTGTGGATATAGGAGAAATATTTCTCAAAGGACTAATGCTAGATGTCCAAACTGTAAAAAAAGATTAGAATTACGTGGAGAAGGAGAAGGTAGAATCTTTACTTGTAGTTGTGGATATAGAGAAAAGCTTTCCGCATTTAATGAAAGAAAGAAAAAGTATAATAATAAGGTTTCTAAAAAGGAAGTCAATAGATACCTTAAAAAACAAAAGAAAGAAAACAAAGAGCCTATTAACACCCAATTAGCAGACGCTCTTTCAAAACTTAAATTGGATTAG